The proteins below come from a single Papaver somniferum cultivar HN1 chromosome 11, ASM357369v1, whole genome shotgun sequence genomic window:
- the LOC113323757 gene encoding G2/mitotic-specific cyclin S13-7-like, translating into MGSRAVLNHQQQRDVPVAGAAKQKIIAPGGGNNRRALGDIGNLVNVRGVVGIEGKALPANRPVTRSFVAQLLSKAQTAEEAANLKKQIPAIPDGAVAKRVVSKGVAVQKNRRPLGDIGNLKVAVKAKQEVVIEDGGPVMEETKKEKSKSHHKSSKKKKVITMSSVLDARSKAAQGGIADKPKESIIDIDGPDADNHLAAVEYVDDLYKFYKLTESSSQVHDYMHLQDQINGLMRMILVDWLIEVHNKFELTPETLYLTIHIVDRYLAMNLVIRRELQLVGISAMLIASKYEEIWAPEVNDFVCISDKAYNREQILAMEKAILGKLGWTLTVPTPYHFLVRFVKAAVADKEMENMTFFLAELGLMQYSMIKYCPSMLAASAVYAAQCTLKKTPLWNDTLKLHTGFAEAQLIECAKELVSFHSAAPEHKLRVVYRKYSSSERSVVALLPPANNLLA; encoded by the exons atgGGTTCTAGAGCAGTTCTTAATCACCAACAACAAAGAg ATGTACCAGTTGCTGGGGCAGCCAAACAGAAGATTATTGCACCTGGAGGCGGCAATAACAGGAGAGCCCTTGGAGATATTGGGAATTTAGTGAATGTTCGAGGGGTTGTTGGTATCGAAGGGAAGGCACTACCAGCGAATCGCCCTGTTACTAGGAGCTTTGTTGCGCAATTGCTATCAAAAGCACAAACTGCAGAAGAAGCTGCAAACCTTAAG AAACAAATTCCAGCTATTCCTGATGGAGCTGTGGCTAAAAGAGTTGTATCGAAGGGAGTGGCAGTTCAAAAGAACAGGAGACCTCTTGGAGATATTGGAAATCTGAAGGTTGCTGTAAAAGCTAAACAAGAAGTGGTAATCGAGGATGGTGGTCCAGTTATGGAAGagaccaaaaaagaaaaatccaaaagtcatcataaatcttcaaagaagaagaaagttatcACAATGAGTTCCGTTCTTGATGCTCGAAGCAAG GCTGCTCAGGGTGGTATTGCTGATAAACCCAAGGAGTCAATCATTGATATTGATGGACCAGATGCTGACAATCACTTGGCAGCTGTTGAGTACGTTGATGACTTGTATAAATTCTACAAGCTCACAGAGAGTTCAAGCCAAGTTCATGACTATATGCACTTACAAGATCAGATAAATGGGCTTATGAGAATGATTCTTGTGGACTGGTTGATTGAAGTTCATAACAAATTTGAACTCACTCCTGAAACTTTATATCTCACGATCCACATTGTTGATCGCTACCTTGCGATGAATCTAGTTATAAGAAGGGAGTTGCAGTTAGTAGGGATTAGTGCTATGCTCATAGCAAGTAAATATGAAGAAATCTGGGCTCCAGAAGTGAATGACTTTGTTTGTATCTCAGACAAGGCTTACAACAGAGAACAAATATTGGCCATGGAGAAGGCAATATTGGGAAAGCTGGGATGGACCTTAACTGTTCCTACTCCATACCATTTCCTAGTTCGTTTTGTCAAGGCTGCTGTTGCAGACAAAGAG ATGGAGAACATGACATTTTTCTTGGCGGAGTTGGGACTGATGCAATATTCAATGATAAAGTACTGCCCATCGATGTTGGCTGCATCTGCTGTCTATGCAGCACAATGCACCCTCAAGAAAACCCCTCTTTGGAATGATACATTGAAGCTACATACTGGTTTCGCTGAAGCTCAACTTAT TGAATGTGCCAAAGAATTGGTGAGCTTCCACTCTGCGGCTCCAGAACATAAACTTAGGGTGGTTTACAGGAAATACTCCAGTTCAGAACGTAGTGTCGTAGCTCTGCTTCCACCAGCCAATAACCTCTTGGCTTGA